tacatggataccatgaaaaaaaatgaacaagtaatgtataatattcttaatttaaaattgttttttattcagTAAACAttcaatgttattactattattatttatttatttaattagcactttaaatttgaaaatattaaataacatacttcactaaatattttatgcttaaTTGGAAACTTATATTGACAATTTCCGATAACTCAATTTTACTTGATTAGTTTTTGAGGTAAAACTctctaaatatttgaaataactttatttataactacaaaatgatgtcatgtttcaaatatttgttgaacacaaacctatattatatattattacctatacctatattgccatttttaaattcattaataaataaggTAGAAAAATGTGTTGCGTTGCAAtgtcaaaaatgttaaatttaacttttaagtataaatacaattatatatataaataattctaaaactaactacattaattatattaagtttattatattgggtatatttaatttataatatattcaatgtcCTTACACGGTACacctattagtaattattaattattataccaactGTATCAAATTATTTCACAGGATTATTTAAACAAACTTTTGGGAACTGCTATTTATGCAACAGCGACTCCTTTTTCCATAGTAGAAAATGAGCATtggttgaatttttttaaagcaATGCGACCCAGTTATGTGCCACCTTCGCGTTTCACAATTTCCAACAAGTTGTTGGATGAAAAACACCAACAGATAACATTACAcgttaaaaaaaagataaatgaCGCCTATGTTTATGGTGTTCAAGTTGATGGTTGGAGCAACATCaggtattttcattttttctgtattaatttttatattccatAGCCAATGTTATACAATGTAATAGAGTCTACTAGTCTTAAGtccaaactaaatattttaaaattaattattacattcaaatttgaattttgtttctttttacaGAAATGAACCCATTGTTAACATCATTATTACAACACCTGAGCCAGTtgtatataaatcattaaatacaaCTACTAATCGCCATACTGGAGAATATATTGCTCAACTAATAAGTGATGTCATTGATTCTATTGGGAAAAATAGGTGTTTAGGGGTGGTAACAGATAACGCAGCTGCTATGAAGAAGGCTTGGCAAATACTTCAAAGTGATAGTCGTTATGAAAATTTACCAATTGCTTACTACTCATGCTTTTGTCACACTCTTAATTTACTAATACATGATATTGTAAAATTAGAAAGTTTTTCTACAGTGGAAGAAAATGcaaaaaaagttgtaaaaactattaataatgtacacattttaaaaagtactcttgttaaaattcaaaaatcaaagaACCAAGTATTGGGAACTTTGAAAATGCCAGTACAAACTCGTTGGGGATCGATTGTATCttgtttaaaaagtattgaaCAAAACAAAGGCTGTCTTCAACAACTATCGTGGAGTGAAAATGAACATGTTATTGGTAAATTAGGAAACATAAAAATGATTCTTCTTGATTTTGTATTTTGGAATAAAATTGAAAGTATGTTAATCTTGTTAAAACCTATAGCTGATTGGATATTAAAACTAGAATCTAATCATTCTTTTGTGAGTGATGTTGTATATGCATTGAATGATATTAACTCTCTGTTGACTAACAATTTaccaaatatagattttatatctGACAAAGAAAAAGAGTCGGTTTTAAAATCCTTCGAACAAAGGAAAAATATGGCTCTCCATCCAATGCATTATGCAGGCTCAATATTGGACCCTAGAACACAAGGTACTAATTTAACAACTGCTGAAGATATAGCTGgagttgaatatatttataatgttactaAGTCTTTAATGAAAGAACAGTGTGGAAATATTATGACAGAACTTGCACAATATCGTTCACATGAAGGACTTTGGGGTAAAGAATTTGTTTGGTCTGTGGAATTAGAACAATTAAATCCTTTTACTTGGTGGAGAGGAATTTGTGGAAGTTCATCTATCAGTAAAATAGCAACAGCAATTTTGTCTTTGCCATGTTCTTCAGCAGCAACAGAGAGATCATTCAGTACTTTTTCtctt
This genomic window from Metopolophium dirhodum isolate CAU chromosome 1, ASM1992520v1, whole genome shotgun sequence contains:
- the LOC132948128 gene encoding uncharacterized protein LOC132948128, coding for MKPQEIKKRYFVPIEGKRFQCLYCESIYKENVTRMALHFSKCKKKPSSIASNKNKNNNEQQGNNNNFIESDSSNTTNGTNTGLKKINTGHTKERKLISYMDTMKKNEQDYLNKLLGTAIYATATPFSIVENEHWLNFFKAMRPSYVPPSRFTISNKLLDEKHQQITLHVKKKINDAYVYGVQVDGWSNIRNEPIVNIIITTPEPVVYKSLNTTTNRHTGEYIAQLISDVIDSIGKNRCLGVVTDNAAAMKKAWQILQSDSRYENLPIAYYSCFCHTLNLLIHDIVKLESFSTVEENAKKVNQVLGTLKMPVQTRWGSIVSCLKSIEQNKGCLQQLSWSENEHVIGKLGNIKMILLDFVFWNKIESMLILLKPIADWILKLESNHSFVSDVVYALNDINSLLTNNLPNIDFISDKEKESVLKSFEQRKNMALHPMHYAGSILDPRTQGTNLTTAEDIAGVEYIYNVTKSLMKEQCGNIMTELAQYRSHEGLWGKEFVWSVELEQLNPFTWWRGICGSSSISKIATAILSLPCSSAATERSFSTFSLIHTKKRNRLSNSRAEKLLFVHQNMNNLKIQTKEKPLCTRRLRNDGAMTQINCAETPETTEEPTLFSPTEQERQEPSTSSFMLNTSETTGEMHDPSSSSDEEQWDTDNLVNDSIDSESFSSRSEWDEFE